In the Callospermophilus lateralis isolate mCalLat2 chromosome 7, mCalLat2.hap1, whole genome shotgun sequence genome, CAAGCCCTTCCTCGCCGATACACAGAATAACCCCTGGCGGAAATTTTTCCGCACTACCTTCCAGAGGCAGCGGCTGGGAAGCAACAATTACTCTTTTTCCTTCAAGTTTTCTGCAACCCAAACCCAACGGCGGCCTCCGCGCCAGTTCTACCCACCAACCCGAAGGAACAATTAGCCAGCCTCACCCCAACAACGCGCGGAAAGGAGGCGCCAAGATAAACCATATTCTCGCGAAACTTTAAACCCAGTTCTCGCGACGCTCTCTGCTGCTCCTTCTTTCTCAGCCCCACCCCCCACGGCAGCACGTCGCCTCAGAAACATCGCGGGATTTCCATCTTTCAGTCTCCGCCCCTTTACGGCACGATGGTCGCGCAAGAATGTGATAGAAGCTCGACGGtcgccattttctttctttcttagcaGTTAGCTGAGAGGAGGTCTCTGTGAAGAAGCGGCAGCGGCTCTCGTAGTGTAGCCATGGCAGACTATTCAACAGTGCCTCCACCCTCCTCTGGGTcagctggtggtggtggtggcggcggtggtggaggaggagttaACGATGCTTTCAAAGATGCGCTGCAGAGAGCCCGACAGGTAAGTCTGGATCGCGCGGCGAGTTCCCGAAAGCCCACGGTAATTGGCCCGCTGACTGTGTAGGCCGCTATCTCTTCCAGCGTGAGGAAGAGGAAAGAGGTGCTCTTCCGGGCTGAAATTTGAGAAGATTCACGTTGTTCTACGTTGATAATAGCGACAGGAGACCAGAACTCAAGTTTTGTATTCTTAGCGTTGGAACTCCAACGCATGGTACTCAGAGATGGCATTAAGTCTCGCCCAGTTCTGCAGTACTAGCACTTCCAACAAGTTAGCTCAGCCTCCCCTCGCTCTtccttagaaagaatgcctttttTCATGGTATGAAGCGCGTGTAATTTTACACAATAGGATGGAAGGTTCTGGTAATTAGTTTGGAATAGGGCTAGGGTCCGTCTACAGGAGTCTCAGGTAGTAAGGGAAGGGATTTGTCATTAAAGCAGTCTTTTCAGCTTCCAGCTCTTTTGAGCTCTCCCTCCCAATTAAAGCAGCTTTCGGTAACGTTCACCTTCATTTCTACAAGGAAGCGATTCTAGAAAGCACCAAGCACCCTTCCTTTGGGCGGGATTTGTGTGTAAGTCCTTCCTCCTTTCTCAAAATGGCCTCAGGCCCTTTATACCCGCGGTTTCAATTTGAATCTGCCTCTCTGTTCAGAGTCGTAAATTGACCAGACCTCTTTGTATTACGTAGGTGCGTACATTTGCCCTGAAGGCACTTCTTTCCCAGGCTAAagccattttaaaaaatggtttatgTGCTCCCGGAACCTGGAAGATTACTTAACTTGAATGTTCTTTTTAGATGTCCCCTGATGCGCTTATGCTTTAAAATATGTGATATTGGTGCGGTGTAGTCTCTAAACTAAGGTCGGAATATGTACTGGGTGCTAGGCATTTTAGACCAGTGTCAGGCGAACGGTAAGTGGAAACCAGTTTTGATGGTTAGGAGTTCACTTCGTTAACTTTTTAAACTacagagtatttttttaaaaagcagttgaAACATTTATGTACCAAACAGAAACACTGAAAGCAAGTTTTAAATAAGATTGGGTTGGAAGACTTAGCAGTCTTTATTAAAACTAGTATTTTGTGCCACACTATTCATAGACgtaggggttttttgtttttgtttttttgcacttggtgctggggatggaacctcacATGCCTGGGCAAagtccctaccactgagctatatcctcagccagaGACTGGAAATTATTTTAAGGTATGAATTGGATTCTCTCACTTTTTAGAATCTGTGATATAGTCAGAGAACCAAAGGCAAGTAACAGAATTTCTGCATTTAATATTTTCGTTTATACGCCTGCAGACAAAATATGGACACTTAATTCATCAGCTTGTTCTCATAAAGCATTTCTGCTGTGAGTCAGGAACTGTAAAGGAATACAGGATAAGGGGTTGTTCAAGGCATTGGAGAATGAATTTGGCCATTAAAGAAAAAGCATCATTGTGCAAAGGTATAAGGATTTTGGGAATGGCCAGAACCCAAGAGTGAAGTTATTGGAACATAGTATTGAGTGGAGCAAGGAAGATGGAAAGAGGTGAGAAAAATACAGATGGATCAGATATGATAGACTTTGGGTTACTAACAAGGTTGATTGTGGTAATAAGCAAATGGTGGTATAATACTGCAGGTGTCCATCATATCTGACATTTCAGGTTTATGACCATGAACTCCCATAAGACCTTGCCAATAGTTGGTACTCAATACTTTCTGAATTAAATCAATGAATTAAAAGTGTTGTGATCAAATTTTGTTTTGACAAtaatatattctttaaaaatgcatgttattagctATATCAGATCCTAGGTCTACAGAAGGTGCATATCTTGTTGGTCTCCAGGCACATTTTTCACAAGTAGAATGCAACTATATTTGAcccaaatgcattttttaaatcaaatatttGTGGACCCTGCCTTAAATTTGAATCATATGTATGCTGATTTGTCATGATAACTAGCAATTTGTTGAGGCTATGCTACATACTAAACTCAGAGCTAAACATATCTTGTTGATTAATTTGATTTTTGCCATCTTGCCACAAGGTAGGTGTAGAGACTTACCATTTCATTATATGCAAATGTGGTAAATGACAGTTTTAGAAAGAAATAAGATCAGTTCCATGTCTCCACCCAAAAACATAAGAGGCATGTAGTGGACTGAAAGTTGGCATTTAGATAGTTATCTTCTGAGAattggcttttttaaaaaactaaaattggggctcagtggtagagcacttgcctagcaagtgtgaggcactcggtttgatcctcagcaccacataaacagaataaaggtctgtcaacaatttaaaaaaaactaaatactAATCTATTGAGTTTCCTATCGACTTCAAAATTCTTGGATTTTAGCGATGGCCAGTGAAGAAGGTGGAAATGCttaaaacatacatatatgtatgaaagcagagtaGAGTAGGGTCCAAATAGAAAGTTTGGattattcaatgttattattaatgcattatagCTATATATGATAGTGGAGTTCATTTTGATATTCAcctatgcatggaatataatttgttgcaTTTCAATCCCTATGTTTCCACTTTCCCTACCCTCCTTCCTCTCACTGTTCCCCTTTACACTACTGCTTATTGTATGCTTGgattatttttgtatattttcaaaGTAAGAAGTTCCCACACTTAATGTATAGAATTGAGTATATCAGGAAGTTAGTTGGTTTTTAGGGATTCTATCTTTTAAATTAGCCCTCTTTGTAAtaactttgaaaatatatttgatcAAATCTCTTAATATTTATACTAAAATCTTTAATGTCTTTGTATTTACTCTGTTTTTGAGATATTACTGGTTCTTTAAGCGAACTAAGTATCATCTTTCATTTTCATATGCATAGTTGTAGAACCATTCCATGATTAGAAATGTTTAGTAAATTATGTACAAGTAAGTATTCTTTCTGTGGAAGTTCCTTAAAGTTCAAGGCGTGTTGCTTTGCAAATTCAGAGCTTTGTAAATGCCATTTACTGTTTAAATTCTCAAAGTGCTAAATGTTTTGAGACTGAAGGAGTTCAAGTATGATTAGGGAAACTTTGAGGAAGGAAATAAGATTAAATTGTATGCCCAAAGATGAAAGTAGGGTTCTTAGgggcaaaaaatgaaaaatggataAGGAAGTTTGCATTCATCAAAGCTTTAGAATCAGGGAAATCAAATTATGTGCCTTTTATATCATGCATTTTAATAATATGCCCTGTGTTGTAGGTATTTGCATTTATGGATAAGGAAAAGGTAAATCTAGGAAACCTGGGAAATAGTTATTATGTGGAATACGACACATACTGGCTTTAAGTGATTCATATTTGATTTAAGACACCAATATCCTTGAATatactcagcctctccagtgtCCTGATTATACATAAATGTAGAAGCAGTTGGATTAGTTCTTTTAATCCCACATCAGGATCTCTTGGGAATTTCAGTcactaacagttttttttttttttttttaaacatggatGATTTCAGACaaaaagttaaaatggtataataAACCCTCATAAGTCCATCACACATCTTTAATGATGAGTATAATACAGAGTATTGTGGAGTTTGACCTTTGCCAGTAATAATAGTTCCATTTTTCTTTTCGTAGAAGAATGCAATAAATGCCCATTGGCTGTGCCCTGTTTGTGACTTCAAGCTGGTATTTCTTATATGGAGTTGGTTTAGTCAAATAAAATTGTGTGCTCCACACCACTtactgttctaccactgagccaaattcccagctgttttgttgttgttaagataggatcttgctaaattgcctagactggccccagatttgtaatcctcctgcctcggccttctGAGTAACAGCAATTACAGGAATGCACTGACTTTCCCACTCTTTGTGGGTGGCAgaggatactggggattaaacctaaggccttgtacatgctggaCATGCACtgtaccccagcccttttattttgagacaggatctcattaagatGCCTTGAATtgagattctcctacctcagcctctcaagtagctgggattacaggcacacatcGGACTGGTTGCCCCACTCTTAAAATTAACACTTATTTAAGAGAATGGCTTTTTTgagagattgagcccaggggtacttaacaacTAAGGCACGCCctgagccattttttattttgagacaaggtctggctaagttgcttaaggtctaagttgctggggctggctttgaacctgggatccttctgccttagcctcctgggccactgggaGTGCACCATCATGAGGAAAGCCTTTTAAACAGAATTATCATTTTCTAGCTAAGATTTTCTTAGACTAGAGCTCCCTAGGCTCCAGCATTTATTCTTAGAATAACATTGTCTGGTGGAAATATAATGCAAGCTCTGTATTTTGTTTGACCCAACATACACAAAATATTACCCTTTCAATGTGTGTTTAATATAAACTTTTCAAATGTTTTATGTTCTTCCATTAATTGCAGTTTTTCagtatccaagtgcatattttacACTTACAGAGCATGCCGGTTTGGACTGACCACAATTTAAGTACTCAGTAACCACATGTGTCTCCTAACCATTTAATTAAGCACCATAGTACTACAGTCCTAGAAGTGGTCACATGCTCTGTGATCACAAACATCTTTAAAAGCCATGGGGAAAAACTATGGAAAGATAGCATTAGGATCCAGATTTTCTTCAAAACTAGTCTTTTTCCTTAACGATGGCTGATTTCAGCTACTTTGTTAATTCTTATATGGATGTATTGGAAGCTTCATTTCAGACCATGATTGGTTGTTAACTCTGTGAAGTATTAATAATATTGATAAATTTGAACTATGGTTTTAGTTTGCCATTGTATCAAGTGACTTTGCTTTTGTGCGCTGAATAATTTATAGTAGTTTGTGTTGCTATCCTTGGTAAtggtgtgtttttgttttttaagattgCAGCAAAAATTGGGGGTGATGCTGGTACATCATTAAATTCAAATGACTATGGTTATGGGGGACAAAAAAGACCTTTAGAAGATGGAGGTAAGTTATAGCCATAAGTAATTTTAATTGTTTCAGAAAGCATTTAGttgaaattattttcaatatttgTTATGATTCCTAAAATTGTAAGGTTTATATTAGCCTCAAAAGTAAAGTGGGGAAAGGGAGACCTAGACAAGGTAGGTAAAATTTGATTCAACTAGAAAGTTTTGTCTTAGTAGAAAACAAGTTGATTTTTCCCTCTTAGCATTGTGCCAGATTGACAGTTTGCACAGACTTCTCATTAATACTGGAAACAAAACTATAAATAGTTTAGGAAACACTTTACTGTTTTTTCTTATGtgaatgaatttttatatgctgtATTTTCATCATTTTACTATTTCAGATTTCATTTTACAGATTAAGGTTTCTGTAGTTTGCTACCCTGGTGTGCTTGTTGTAGGTTATAACACTTTTATGTTATTTTGTGTTTCAGGTTTAATTTTAAATGTGGATTAAATCAGTGGATTTAtagttttctatttaaaaaaaataatagttgaAGTTTTCTGAACTTAGAAATCTGTGCATTTTTTGTTTTAGGTTTGATTATAAATTTTGGTACACTTTCTTTGGcccttttttttaaaggaggatTCTGAACGAGCCTATAGAATGTATTTGTAGCTTTGATCAGAAGTACTTGGTTTCCTCTTATTGAAGTGTCTTTCATATTTGTAGTgaggtttttaatatttaaaaaaaatgagctaATGATGCTTCAGATGTTGTATGTaatgtattctttttattttatgtgtagaTGGCTCTTGGACAAGTCCGAGCAGTACAACACACTGGGAGGGAATGCCCTCTCCTTTTAAAGGcaggaatttttatttattacctGTGTTTAGTATGTAAACGTGAAATAAACCAGTGGATTCTTAAATGGACACAAACTTTCTTTTGGATTGTGTCTGAATTTTTGCTTCACaacaatctttattttatgtttaatcATTTAAATTTGAAGGGGGCGGAGAAGATAATTCAATCAGCTGTAGGTTGTTTGTTGTAAGGTATGCATTGTATTCATCTGTAATTCATTTAAAGATAGTCATGTAGTTGCTTTGAATTCTGAAGTTTTACACAGTGAAATGTTTACAGATAATAGAACAGTTTAGATTGAGATTGCCttgtaatgtgattttttttcttttcctttttgaatcTAGTTTTGTGGTCACTGTCAAATACACTCAACTTTGGATATATCAGATTTTTACATTAGCCCACCCTCCCCCCACCTGGTTTTCAGTACCTACAGTGGAAGCATCATTAGCCAATAGCATGTGATATTTTGCTAGTAATCAAGATACTTTgtcttatatatcattctaaagtGTCTTAACACATTAAGGTCAATGATTTGATATAATGAAAGGTTTTTTTATAATGTCTGTGCATTTTTTAAACGCAAGGATAATGAAAGACTAGTTTTTTTGTTAGATTATTGGGAGTAAGTTGaggtttggcaattttggttcaaGTAATAAACCATTCTACCAgatttttaataaatgtttataacTATTTACTCTTTGGCGGGAGGAGCTTTGTCCTTACTGGCAAAAATTGAAAGACTCTTAATTTTTCAGATCAACCAGATGCTAAGAAAGTTGCTCCTCAGAATGACTGTAAGTATTAATTTAAGCTGGGTTTTAAAAGtacattaattttaatattaaggGCTTATTTCTATTTTTAGTGAGTATTTTTGAAATTTGATTGGTCTTTTAGAATGTGAACCCTGAATTCCCTTGTAAATATATGCCtttcctttatttatattttattccttttagCAGTCCTTATGGCCAGGCATATATAAAGATTGATTTCTAGGCTATTATAAATGTTATTTAACTGTTCTATTTTTTAATCTATGCTTGTATCACTTGGATAAGGAAAGTTTTGTGCTTTTTGTTAATATATTTGCCCTTTCACTGTCTTTCTCATCAATTGTCAATGTTGATTGAAATCATCTACATAAAATTGTATTCTCTCCAGAATGTTCTTGCATCAGGGGAAGTTTAGAATGTCTGATTTGATTGTTGTTAAATATATAAGTAAaagtaaattttgaatttttatttaattttttgatagCTTTTGGAACACAGTTACCACCAATGCATCAGCAACAAAGGTATAGTCAAAAGCTTTTTTTAAAGTACTTTGCAAGTGTGAATTTAACTATATGTACAAACATAAGTTAATGTTTAGTGAATATATGTCAatatatttttttgcatatgtAGTTCATTTCCTTCTATTGGGAAGATGACACAAAGGGATGGGgtcttttgtttgttgttttgagagAGATCCACTTGAGATTTGGCAAAACAGGTGGAATAGATTACATTTTAGAAGAGCTAAGGTGAATTAAAATGATTAAGATGACATTTCCTGAACTTCATCTTAACTCCTTTGCCATTCATGCCTTTAGACTATTCAGTTCACCATCTTTTCCTCATTTAATAGGTATCACCTTATTTAAGATTCTTAATTTAACTATACTACACAAAGAATAAGACCATATTTTGCCAAAATTATGTGCTTGGAACCTTAGTTTAAGCCATTAGGAAGCATTAGACTAAAATTTAGATTACCttttatatataaacattatCTTTTCTTGAAGGAAATTTTTAGTTACTCTTATTTCTTAGCAGATCTGTAATGACAGAAGAATACAAAGTTCCAGATGGAATGGTTGGATTTAGTAAGTaacttatatttaagttttgaaaacaaaaagcatactttgtattctttcggcaaataattttttttttttttttttttttttttaactagtaaTTGGGAGAGGAGGTGAACAGATCTCACGCATACAGCAGGAATCTGGATGCAAAATACAGATAGCTCCTGGTAATTATTTTCTTGGTATTTTCAAAGTGGCTAGAAAATGTGTATTATTTTTAAGCTGCTAGTTATAATGATGTAACTTGTTAGTATTTTCTTgacctaaaattttattttatttgtagacAGTGGTGGCCTTCCAGAAAGGTCTTGTATGTTAACTGGAACACCTGAATCTGTCCAGTAAGTATGAAAATCTTAAGTCTACTTAGAGTAATAACATGAAGACTCTGAACTTTGTCCTTGCTCTTAAACTGCTTCAACACCATTGTCTTCCTCTCCCCTTCCCTAAAGTTTAACCTTTCAAAATTTATACCTCATGTCTTTCTTGATTAGGGTTCACTCTCTGAGCCATGGAACACAGAAAATGACTAAAACCAATTTTGTATCTACTGCAGTCTCTACTTTGGGGCCTGGAGAAAAATACATACAACCACACTGACTGATGTTACATAAAACTCATAACCATCAAGCTCATCTCAAGTAGATCCACTGCCCATTTCAACATCGAACCCCTTCTTTCCCACCAAAGTTCATTTAGCAAGAACATAGAAACAAAATGTTAGGAAGTTTTCTACCTCATTTTGCCACTAAAACTTTAACAGTCTTCATTTCTACTCCATATGCACAGTACTCAGATACAGATCTTGCTTGCTTATTCTTATAGTTCGACTGACTTTCTCCTGCATCAgtagttttttccttttttaaggtAATTTCTAATAACAGGTTGAAAGTCTATCCATCTTAACAAAAACATCTTTGAAGCTTCACATTATATTTATCTGACTAGCAAAGTCCCTTAAGAGTTGCTATGCTTAGGTTATCATTTActcattttcattttctcttgaaCTCATTCATCATTCCAACCATTCTGCTGAAATTTCTTTTTCCAGCATTACAGTGTGCCACCACATCCTTAAGCCTATCAGCAGTATTTGACACAGTGAACCTCCTTGAAATACTagatttatttgatttttgaggCACCAACTTATCTGATTTTTCTTAGTGGTTCtgctttgtcttctaggttgtaaAACATGGAAATGCCCTAAAAAATATATCAATGCATACTCAATAGATGACTTCATTTAGTCTTTTAAATTACATGTGATAAATGAGTTTATATGccatgagttttatattttcCAACATTTTCAGTTCCTTTTCTAAGTTatgtcttcattcttttttttttttttttggtcagtggacctttattttatttattgataagtggtgctgagaatcgaatgtgTAATTCTTAcagattctaggcaagtgctctgccactgagccagagccacagccccaaccccaaCATGTCTTCATTCTTGAGGCCTCCTTTATCTGTTTTGTATGTACATGTACACATGCTTACATTCTCTTTGTCCTGCTTTGATTTTCTTTATAGCACCTAAGAAATGATGTTATTTATTTGATATATGCTATTTTTATGGATTTAATGAAGTAAAGTCAGATTAAGTGAGCAGAATTGTGATTTTAAAGTATAAATGGGCTGGGATGTATCTCAGTTTAGAGCTTCTGctttaatatgccttaggccattggtttaatccccagcaccaaaggaaattaaataattttttgaggaatcagCTAAATTCTGAGATAACTTTAGAATTTGAGCACTTCTTAAACTTTTGGACTATTCTCAAAAATAAGTCATGTATCTAGAAATTTATTACATAGTGGTGACccatctgtaattccagccatGCTGAGACAGAAAACACtggttgcaaattcaaggccagactgggTACCTTAATGAAACAAAATGGCcagttagggatgtagctcagtagtatagtCTTACCCAGGTGAAGGAAGTAAACAAAGAATCTAAGTTTTATTGCCAAGTCTCAATCTTGGCTCTTGGgcattttataattaaaagtatAGTAAGTAACTTGAAGCATCTATTAGAATAGGATTACTTGATATATGATGTCTCTTTTTGGGTAAGCTTGGGTATGCTAAACATCATTATTTTATATGAATTTAACAGATCAGCAAAACGGTTACTAGATCAGATTGTTGAAAAAGGAAGACCAGCTCCCGGATTTCATCATGGTGATGGACCAGGAAATGCGGTTCAAGAAATCATGATTCCAGCTAGCAAGGCAGGATTAGTTATTGGAAAGGGAGGAGAAACTATTAAACAACTTCAGGTATGATTATATTGTAAAATGTTAAAGCTTTTAAACTATTTTGAagctagtttttttttcccttttcctttccccTTTTATTGACTcatagaatttttattattttaataggaACGGGCTGGAGTTAAAATGGTTATGATTCAAGATGGGCCTCAGAACACTGGTGCTGATAAACCTCTTAGGATTACAGGCGACCCATACAAAGTTCAAGTAAACTTCACTTTATCCTTTATTAAGGGGTTGGATGGGTTTAGACACATGaagaattaaaatgttttaagaCCAGCTTTTTAAGTCATCTATGTTTTTCTACTTTAGCAAGCCAAGGAAATGGTGTTAGAATTAATTCGTGATCAAGGTGGTTTCAGAGAAGTTCGAAATGAGTACGGGTCAAGAATAGGAGGAAATGAAGGGATTGATGTAAGTAAAGAAACCAATCAGAAATGGTTGTATGGTAATCTATAAATATAGTAGTGTTTTTCCTGTTTGGGGTTAGATAGCCTTCTTTAACATTTTATCCCTTTTTTACTTTATACTTTACCAGACTGTGTTCTGTATCTTATTACTGTACtggatatatatttgatatatatcCTGTTGTGATTTGATGTAGATTAATTCTGGggaaatttctttttatatatatatactttgttTTCTTTGCATAAGGTTCCGATTCCAAGATTTGCTGTTGGCATTGTAATAGGAAGAAATGGAGAAATgatcaaaaaaatacagaatgatGCTGGTGTTCGAATTCAGTTTAAGCCAGGTGAGTACATATATTTAATCTTTTAAGTATTGGTAACAGCTAGTTTGGGgggatttgggtttttttggtggtgctggggattgaacccagggccttgtgcatgcaaggaacAGCTAGTTTTGACACGCATTTAATGTTTAATTTCAATTTGTTTCAAAGATGATGGAACAACACCTGATAGAATAGCACAAATAACAGGACCTCCAGACCGATGTCAACATGCTGCAGAAATTATTACAGACCTTCTTCGAAGTGTTCAGGTTTGATAGAAAGTTAATATTTCAGTTTGTTTGCATTGGAGAAGTATTTTCCTTTATATCTGAAAGTGCCccttatatttgttttatagtccaCTTGATATTACTCTATTGTAATTACTAGAAAAGTGTAAACTGCTTTAAGGGAGTAACCTCTTGGAGCAGAATAAGTATCCTCCCTTACTcacccagtataaaaaaaaaatagaagttattATTTTTGTCAAATTATTTCTGAACTTGTCTCTAAATTTCTGGTTTGATAATAGAGCATTGGGGAAAATAATTTtgtcatagaaaaaaaaatgttcatttctATGCTGACTTGTCTTTTCCCTCCTTAGGCTGGTAATCCTGGTGGACCTGGGCCTGGTGGTCGAGGAAGAGGTAGAGGTCAAGGCAACTGGAACATGGGACCACCTGGTGGACTACAGGAATTTAATTTCATTGTGCCAACTGGGAAGACTGGATTAATAATAGGAAAAGgcaatgtattaaaatttttttaatatttaacacATAACTTAGTTTTTCTGGATAGTATTTCTGATGCTTTTGTAAACAGGTAGCAATAATTTTTCTCTTTGgctaaatttttaataaaatttcaataaaatgtgtttatattaaTGTAATAATAAATGAAGTATTTTATGTATACTTACAGAAAAAGAGTGGGATTTGATATTAATTGGCTCCTAGAGATAGGGGGACCAGAAACTTATTGGTGTAAGGAACTTGACTCAGAGTGGTTTGGGGATATAGCCCAAACTctcttagtagagtgcttgcctcacgtgCATAAGgtcttaggttcaatccctggcaccaccaccccccaattttttttttccacaaaaaaaaagtggtttgggTGGGTTTCTTTCTTAGTTTACTTTGTTTTTTCCTGAATCACATATTGTTAAAAAGTTTtatgtggggctgggattgtggctcagagatagagctctagcctaacatgcatgagctactgggtttgatcctcagcaccacgtaaatgtaaaataaagatattgtgttcacccataactaataaataataattttttaaaaagttttatgttTAGAAATGTGTTAGTTTTTTGCATTGGTAAGTTATAATATACATTAAAGAGTGTGTAATTTTAAGTGAACTTTAATACAGTTTTAAAACATGAAATGCTTCATGTAATTGAAATGTAGA is a window encoding:
- the Fubp1 gene encoding far upstream element-binding protein 1 isoform X1; amino-acid sequence: MADYSTVPPPSSGSAGGGGGGGGGGGVNDAFKDALQRARQIAAKIGGDAGTSLNSNDYGYGGQKRPLEDGDGSWTSPSSTTHWEGMPSPFKDQPDAKKVAPQNDSFGTQLPPMHQQQSRSVMTEEYKVPDGMVGFIIGRGGEQISRIQQESGCKIQIAPDSGGLPERSCMLTGTPESVQSAKRLLDQIVEKGRPAPGFHHGDGPGNAVQEIMIPASKAGLVIGKGGETIKQLQERAGVKMVMIQDGPQNTGADKPLRITGDPYKVQQAKEMVLELIRDQGGFREVRNEYGSRIGGNEGIDVPIPRFAVGIVIGRNGEMIKKIQNDAGVRIQFKPDDGTTPDRIAQITGPPDRCQHAAEIITDLLRSVQAGNPGGPGPGGRGRGRGQGNWNMGPPGGLQEFNFIVPTGKTGLIIGKGGETIKSISQQSGARIELQRNPPPNADPNMKLFTIRGTPQQIDYARQLIEEKIGGPVNPLGPPVPHGPHGVPGPHGPPGPPGPGTPMGPYNPAPYNPGPPGPAPHGPPAPYAPQGWGNAYPHWQQQAPPDPAKAGTDPNSAAWAAYYAHYYQQQAQPPPAAPAGAPTTTQTNGQGDQQNPAPAGQVDYTKAWEEYYKKMGQAVPAPTGAPPGGQPDYSAAWAEYYRQQAAYYAQTSPQGMPQHPPAPQGQ
- the Fubp1 gene encoding far upstream element-binding protein 1 isoform X2 — encoded protein: MADYSTVPPPSSGSAGGGGGGGGGGGVNDAFKDALQRARQIAAKIGGDAGTSLNSNDYGYGGQKRPLEDGDGSWTSPSSTTHWEGMPSPFKDQPDAKKVAPQNDSFGTQLPPMHQQQRSVMTEEYKVPDGMVGFIIGRGGEQISRIQQESGCKIQIAPDSGGLPERSCMLTGTPESVQSAKRLLDQIVEKGRPAPGFHHGDGPGNAVQEIMIPASKAGLVIGKGGETIKQLQERAGVKMVMIQDGPQNTGADKPLRITGDPYKVQQAKEMVLELIRDQGGFREVRNEYGSRIGGNEGIDVPIPRFAVGIVIGRNGEMIKKIQNDAGVRIQFKPDDGTTPDRIAQITGPPDRCQHAAEIITDLLRSVQAGNPGGPGPGGRGRGRGQGNWNMGPPGGLQEFNFIVPTGKTGLIIGKGGETIKSISQQSGARIELQRNPPPNADPNMKLFTIRGTPQQIDYARQLIEEKIGGPVNPLGPPVPHGPHGVPGPHGPPGPPGPGTPMGPYNPAPYNPGPPGPAPHGPPAPYAPQGWGNAYPHWQQQAPPDPAKAGTDPNSAAWAAYYAHYYQQQAQPPPAAPAGAPTTTQTNGQGDQQNPAPAGQVDYTKAWEEYYKKMGQAVPAPTGAPPGGQPDYSAAWAEYYRQQAAYYAQTSPQGMPQHPPAPQGQ
- the Fubp1 gene encoding far upstream element-binding protein 1 isoform X3 produces the protein MADYSTVPPPSSGSAGGGGGGGGGGGVNDAFKDALQRARQIAAKIGGDAGTSLNSNDYGYGGQKRPLEDGDQPDAKKVAPQNDSFGTQLPPMHQQQSRSVMTEEYKVPDGMVGFIIGRGGEQISRIQQESGCKIQIAPDSGGLPERSCMLTGTPESVQSAKRLLDQIVEKGRPAPGFHHGDGPGNAVQEIMIPASKAGLVIGKGGETIKQLQERAGVKMVMIQDGPQNTGADKPLRITGDPYKVQQAKEMVLELIRDQGGFREVRNEYGSRIGGNEGIDVPIPRFAVGIVIGRNGEMIKKIQNDAGVRIQFKPDDGTTPDRIAQITGPPDRCQHAAEIITDLLRSVQAGNPGGPGPGGRGRGRGQGNWNMGPPGGLQEFNFIVPTGKTGLIIGKGGETIKSISQQSGARIELQRNPPPNADPNMKLFTIRGTPQQIDYARQLIEEKIGGPVNPLGPPVPHGPHGVPGPHGPPGPPGPGTPMGPYNPAPYNPGPPGPAPHGPPAPYAPQGWGNAYPHWQQQAPPDPAKAGTDPNSAAWAAYYAHYYQQQAQPPPAAPAGAPTTTQTNGQGDQQNPAPAGQVDYTKAWEEYYKKMGQAVPAPTGAPPGGQPDYSAAWAEYYRQQAAYYAQTSPQGMPQHPPAPQGQ
- the Fubp1 gene encoding far upstream element-binding protein 1 isoform X4 — encoded protein: MADYSTVPPPSSGSAGGGGGGGGGGGVNDAFKDALQRARQIAAKIGGDAGTSLNSNDYGYGGQKRPLEDGDQPDAKKVAPQNDSFGTQLPPMHQQQRSVMTEEYKVPDGMVGFIIGRGGEQISRIQQESGCKIQIAPDSGGLPERSCMLTGTPESVQSAKRLLDQIVEKGRPAPGFHHGDGPGNAVQEIMIPASKAGLVIGKGGETIKQLQERAGVKMVMIQDGPQNTGADKPLRITGDPYKVQQAKEMVLELIRDQGGFREVRNEYGSRIGGNEGIDVPIPRFAVGIVIGRNGEMIKKIQNDAGVRIQFKPDDGTTPDRIAQITGPPDRCQHAAEIITDLLRSVQAGNPGGPGPGGRGRGRGQGNWNMGPPGGLQEFNFIVPTGKTGLIIGKGGETIKSISQQSGARIELQRNPPPNADPNMKLFTIRGTPQQIDYARQLIEEKIGGPVNPLGPPVPHGPHGVPGPHGPPGPPGPGTPMGPYNPAPYNPGPPGPAPHGPPAPYAPQGWGNAYPHWQQQAPPDPAKAGTDPNSAAWAAYYAHYYQQQAQPPPAAPAGAPTTTQTNGQGDQQNPAPAGQVDYTKAWEEYYKKMGQAVPAPTGAPPGGQPDYSAAWAEYYRQQAAYYAQTSPQGMPQHPPAPQGQ